One genomic window of Gallaecimonas sp. GXIMD4217 includes the following:
- a CDS encoding ATP-binding protein: MRSVLRSLPRQLAIPVAAALLLFTIAGLQAYWVNSQAKDHYRLLLAKSLDEIRLEIMHWQGAQKDLARQIATSAAFRPWLTKELEPGSAESRELAALLAQSGYSRHLLLDSRFEGGGKDAIAYELLLKLKRHQPDFFTRLQKDGFAISRPILGGRGFPYITGLALPRVTGTRYLVLLGDANRDFFPLFERRGTGYTGQILALDPQGKLLVPERHPGSGHERFLPGQLLSGKAVDEPGRAASTVIQTKAFADLNGYTNHHGQEVIGQGGWYPELGLGLLSEVGRDEAYRIADASSRQYYIMAMVLSLLILAGHQLLLHFATRTKRSFQQAKALFQNSVDGVMLLDSQDTIVDINPAGARCLGYEPDELQGNPFCYLLSAQEQAKNHQTLAEHLASSGGRVEVITRDGEAKYLTATITSTESQDGTPLSLSCFQDVTEKQYAIDEKENAISLLSAISRIQSSFLEHRNPKDRLKESLLALLQVTQSPVGFLVEQVQGQDEVQIKCHAIEDLSWNNEDRPRFKDNPVATLKDYGLIPMVSLVIKDRQLVINNNCPSQIGHDGHGLEPVNSVLGIPLITQDECLGMVGLANRQDGYTHQVLENLQPVLDTLAAIILEERLKRERARQSEHLLQAKNEAESANKAKSFFLATMSHEIRTPLNGIVGMVDELRRTTLNPEQRRFCDVIQASSDALLNIINDILDFSKLESGELALVQEEFDLLDMCHNVCTTLYKVAKEKGIELLMNYPPQVPFKVEGDSLRVRQILVNLLGNAVKFTDDGFVVLSVSLRDGLLHIEVEDTGIGMTEAACQQVFDKFRQADQSSTRRFQGTGLGLAITKSLVEAMHGTINVQSQVDVGSSFVVALPLPYQQLPQLPTLPESFNCLVICNRRMRDCISPLIEPLGVNRLTFARSINQGLEHFLVFEATGSPYDLVIIDDSCLNTSLQSLDATLSESALKAKLLICSSMLSIDSTFRTMNSLVGFVVKPIHVRELAQTIEKIVQMSQQGLSAREISQRLAEQRMAVENIDGRQYPLTALIAEDYPINQEMALMAARKLGLTPLLVEDGAQAVKIYKEKQQDIDLILMDCQMPVMDGYEASRQIRTFDPQVPIVAVTANALAGDKRKCLDAGMSHYIAKPIKIRDIAEILEQLMASGQFRARSRNQLGSKDALPVVEEDWLDLSLLKEETGGDKDIMQSLVSHFLQTLEEDGDDLIRLCRDAEHAQVAKQAHKLRGAARIFGCQRLIDSLQELEGKAKSSNNGVLKEDADHIAEICLTTKQHLQQFVTTE, translated from the coding sequence ATGAGATCAGTGCTCCGTTCCCTGCCGAGGCAGCTGGCCATACCGGTGGCGGCCGCCCTGCTGCTGTTTACCATTGCCGGCCTGCAGGCTTATTGGGTCAACAGCCAGGCCAAGGATCATTACCGACTGCTGCTGGCAAAGTCCCTGGATGAGATCCGGTTGGAAATCATGCACTGGCAAGGTGCCCAGAAGGATCTGGCCAGGCAGATCGCCACCAGTGCGGCCTTCAGGCCCTGGTTGACCAAGGAGCTGGAGCCGGGCTCGGCCGAATCCCGCGAACTGGCGGCGCTGCTGGCCCAGTCCGGCTACAGCCGTCACCTGTTGCTGGACAGCCGCTTTGAAGGCGGCGGCAAGGACGCCATCGCCTACGAGCTGCTGCTGAAGCTCAAACGCCACCAGCCCGACTTTTTCACCCGGCTGCAAAAAGACGGTTTCGCCATCAGTCGTCCCATCCTCGGCGGCCGCGGTTTTCCCTACATCACCGGCCTGGCCCTGCCCAGGGTGACGGGAACCCGCTATCTGGTGCTGCTGGGGGATGCCAATCGGGATTTCTTCCCCCTGTTCGAGCGCCGGGGCACCGGCTACACGGGCCAGATCCTGGCCCTGGACCCCCAGGGCAAGCTGCTGGTGCCGGAGCGCCATCCCGGCAGCGGCCATGAGCGCTTCCTGCCCGGCCAACTGCTGTCCGGCAAGGCCGTCGACGAGCCCGGCCGGGCGGCCAGCACCGTCATCCAGACCAAGGCCTTTGCCGACCTGAACGGCTATACCAACCACCATGGCCAGGAAGTCATAGGCCAGGGCGGCTGGTACCCAGAGTTGGGCCTGGGGCTGCTGTCGGAAGTGGGGCGGGACGAAGCCTACCGGATAGCCGATGCCAGCAGCCGCCAGTACTACATCATGGCCATGGTGCTGTCACTGCTGATCCTTGCCGGGCACCAGCTGCTGCTGCATTTCGCCACCCGTACCAAGCGCAGTTTCCAGCAGGCCAAGGCCCTGTTCCAGAACTCCGTGGACGGGGTCATGCTGCTGGACAGCCAGGACACCATAGTGGACATCAACCCGGCCGGTGCCCGCTGCCTGGGCTACGAGCCGGACGAACTCCAGGGCAACCCCTTCTGTTACCTGCTCAGTGCCCAGGAGCAGGCCAAGAACCACCAGACCCTGGCCGAGCACCTGGCGAGCAGCGGCGGCCGGGTGGAGGTCATCACCAGGGACGGTGAGGCCAAATACCTGACCGCGACCATCACCAGCACCGAGAGCCAAGACGGCACTCCCCTGAGCCTGAGTTGCTTTCAGGACGTCACCGAGAAGCAGTACGCCATCGATGAAAAGGAGAACGCCATCAGCCTGCTGTCGGCCATCAGCCGGATCCAGAGCAGCTTCCTTGAACACCGCAACCCCAAGGACAGGCTCAAGGAATCGCTGCTGGCACTGCTCCAGGTCACCCAGAGTCCGGTTGGCTTCCTGGTCGAGCAGGTGCAGGGCCAGGATGAGGTTCAGATCAAATGCCACGCCATAGAGGATCTCAGCTGGAATAACGAAGATCGTCCCAGATTCAAGGACAACCCGGTCGCCACCCTCAAGGACTACGGCCTGATCCCCATGGTCAGCCTGGTGATCAAGGACAGACAACTGGTCATCAACAACAATTGTCCCAGCCAGATAGGTCATGACGGTCACGGCCTGGAGCCGGTCAATTCGGTGCTGGGCATACCGCTGATCACCCAGGATGAATGCCTGGGCATGGTGGGCCTGGCCAACCGCCAGGACGGCTATACCCATCAGGTGCTGGAGAACCTGCAGCCGGTGCTGGACACCCTGGCCGCCATCATCCTGGAAGAGCGCCTCAAGCGGGAAAGGGCCAGGCAGTCGGAGCACCTGCTGCAGGCCAAGAACGAGGCCGAATCGGCCAACAAGGCCAAGAGCTTCTTCCTGGCCACCATGAGCCACGAGATCCGCACCCCCCTCAACGGCATCGTCGGCATGGTGGACGAGCTGCGCCGGACCACCCTCAATCCCGAACAGCGGCGCTTCTGCGACGTGATCCAGGCCTCGTCCGATGCCCTGCTCAACATCATCAATGACATCCTCGATTTTTCGAAGCTGGAGTCCGGCGAGCTGGCGCTGGTCCAGGAGGAGTTCGATCTCCTCGACATGTGCCACAACGTCTGCACCACCCTCTACAAGGTGGCCAAGGAAAAGGGCATCGAGCTGTTGATGAACTACCCGCCCCAGGTCCCCTTCAAGGTCGAGGGAGACAGCCTGAGGGTAAGGCAGATCCTGGTCAACCTGCTCGGTAATGCCGTCAAGTTCACCGACGACGGCTTCGTGGTGCTGTCGGTTTCCCTGCGGGATGGCCTGCTGCACATCGAGGTGGAAGACACCGGCATCGGCATGACCGAAGCGGCCTGCCAACAGGTCTTCGACAAGTTTCGCCAGGCCGACCAGAGTTCCACCCGCCGCTTCCAAGGCACAGGCCTGGGTCTGGCCATTACCAAGAGCCTGGTCGAAGCCATGCACGGCACCATCAACGTGCAAAGCCAGGTGGATGTGGGCAGCTCCTTTGTCGTCGCCCTGCCCCTGCCTTACCAGCAGCTTCCCCAGCTGCCGACCCTGCCGGAGTCCTTCAATTGCCTGGTGATCTGCAACAGGCGCATGCGCGACTGCATCAGCCCACTCATCGAGCCCCTTGGGGTCAACCGGCTGACCTTCGCCCGCTCCATCAACCAGGGCCTTGAGCACTTCCTGGTCTTCGAAGCCACCGGCAGCCCCTATGATCTGGTGATCATCGATGACAGCTGCCTCAACACCAGCCTGCAGAGCCTGGATGCCACCCTGTCCGAATCCGCCCTCAAGGCCAAGTTGCTGATCTGTTCGTCCATGCTCAGCATCGACTCCACCTTCCGCACCATGAACAGCCTGGTCGGCTTCGTGGTCAAGCCAATCCACGTCCGTGAACTGGCCCAGACCATAGAGAAGATCGTGCAGATGAGCCAGCAGGGGCTGTCGGCTAGGGAGATCAGCCAGAGACTGGCCGAGCAGCGGATGGCGGTGGAGAACATCGACGGCCGCCAATACCCGCTGACGGCGCTGATTGCCGAAGACTACCCCATCAACCAGGAGATGGCGCTGATGGCGGCCCGCAAGCTGGGCCTGACCCCGCTGCTGGTAGAGGACGGCGCCCAGGCGGTGAAGATCTACAAGGAAAAGCAGCAGGATATCGACCTGATCCTGATGGATTGCCAGATGCCGGTAATGGACGGCTACGAGGCCAGCCGGCAGATCCGCACCTTCGACCCCCAGGTCCCCATAGTGGCGGTGACCGCCAACGCCCTGGCCGGCGACAAGCGCAAGTGCCTGGATGCGGGCATGAGCCACTATATTGCCAAACCGATCAAAATTCGCGATATCGCCGAGATCCTGGAGCAGTTGATGGCCTCGGGGCAGTTCCGGGCCAGGAGCCGCAACCAATTGGGCAGCAAGGATGCGCTGCCGGTGGTGGAGGAAGACTGGCTGGATCTGTCACTGCTCAAGGAAGAAACCGGCGGCGACAAGGACATCATGCAGAGCCTGGTCAGCCACTTCCTGCAAACCCTGGAAGAAGATGGTGACGACCTGATCCGGCTGTGTCGTGATGCCGAGCATGCCCAGGTCGCCAAGCAGGCCCACAAGCTCAGGGGCGCGGCCCGTATCTTTGGCTGCCAGCGCCTTATCGACAGCCTCCAGGAGCTGGAGGGCAAGGCCAAGTCGAGCAACAACGGTGTCCTCAAGGAGGATGCCGACCACATCGCCGAGATCTGCCTGACCACCAAGCAGCATCTGCAGCAGTTTGTCACCACTGAGTAG
- a CDS encoding CHRD domain-containing protein: MTKRTQLPRRHLLLGTLLAIGAGIAHAGHSNTVLTTQLSGQEEVGPDARIAGDPNGRGEAYVFGIDGDDSTLCYVLTVEKIQLVPVGDGMAAHIHEGARGENGPPVVFLAGPEDGDAADCIGGLDALLVQDILGNPSGFYINVHNPEYPPGALRGQLRALQDGQD, encoded by the coding sequence ATGACAAAACGAACCCAGCTGCCAAGACGCCACCTTCTTCTGGGCACCCTGCTCGCCATCGGCGCCGGCATCGCCCATGCCGGGCATAGCAATACGGTATTGACGACCCAGCTCAGTGGCCAGGAAGAAGTCGGTCCCGACGCCCGCATCGCCGGCGACCCCAACGGTCGTGGCGAAGCCTATGTGTTTGGCATAGACGGTGACGACAGCACCCTCTGTTATGTACTGACCGTGGAGAAGATCCAGCTGGTGCCGGTCGGCGACGGCATGGCGGCACATATCCACGAGGGCGCCAGGGGTGAGAATGGCCCCCCTGTGGTCTTCCTGGCCGGGCCCGAGGACGGTGACGCTGCCGACTGCATCGGCGGACTCGATGCCCTGCTGGTCCAGGACATCCTCGGTAACCCCTCGGGCTTCTACATCAACGTCCACAACCCCGAATATCCCCCCGGGGCCCTGCGGGGACAGCTGCGCGCCCTCCAGGACGGGCAGGACTAG
- a CDS encoding DUF3301 domain-containing protein, protein MNIAILILLCLALVGVFWQQRQQAEMAQRFAIKLCRDHRLQYLELALDGRRLEKRLGRWGLRYDYRLYVSVRPEERYQAAFSLWKGKLIELDLPVVRE, encoded by the coding sequence ATGAACATCGCCATCCTGATCCTGCTGTGCCTGGCGCTGGTGGGTGTCTTCTGGCAGCAACGCCAGCAGGCGGAAATGGCGCAGCGTTTTGCCATCAAGCTCTGTCGTGATCACCGATTGCAATATCTGGAGCTGGCCCTGGACGGGCGTCGCCTGGAGAAGCGCCTGGGGCGCTGGGGGCTGCGCTACGACTACCGGCTCTACGTCAGTGTCAGGCCAGAGGAACGCTACCAGGCCGCTTTCAGCCTCTGGAAGGGCAAATTGATCGAGTTGGATCTGCCGGTGGTCCGGGAATAA
- a CDS encoding PTS transporter subunit EIIC, whose translation MLPVTVLPAAGLLLGVGAAQLAWLPLELSQLLFATGNMVFDNLGLLFAVGVVVGLSGNDGGAALAAVVAYLIMDTGLAALSPAQQGLDTGAIGGVLVGLMVYWLHARSQRWRPPAFLGFFSGARLLAVLVVPAALAMAAGLALFWPKLSAGISGFSHWAVTENPTLAFSLYGLGERLLLPFGLHHIWNVPFWWETGGACLVEGQYQAGLNEAGQCRLAGGDWIRGEMRRFLAGDPTAGHLAGGYLIKMVGLPMAALAIWRQARPQERRRVGGLMLSGALASMLTGVTEPIEFSFLFVAPLLYLWHCLLSGLAFLLCSLLEVHHGMSFSQGLLDFLLYWPLAHSLAPLAWLIPLYALIYYLSFSLAIRLFRLATPGRGRRLEPAPASERVVADALVAALGGRDNIVRVDACITRLRLQVRDVDMVDKAACRRLGASGVVMIGTGVQLVFGARAAGLKDALAKQL comes from the coding sequence ATGCTGCCGGTGACGGTGTTGCCGGCGGCCGGCCTGCTGCTGGGGGTGGGGGCGGCGCAACTGGCCTGGTTGCCCCTTGAACTCAGCCAACTGCTCTTTGCCACCGGCAACATGGTGTTCGACAACCTGGGGTTGCTGTTTGCCGTTGGCGTGGTGGTTGGCCTCAGCGGCAATGACGGTGGTGCCGCCCTGGCCGCGGTGGTGGCCTATCTCATCATGGATACCGGCCTGGCAGCCTTGAGCCCGGCACAGCAGGGGCTGGACACCGGCGCCATTGGCGGCGTGCTGGTGGGGCTGATGGTGTACTGGCTCCATGCCCGCAGCCAGCGCTGGCGGCCGCCGGCCTTCCTGGGCTTTTTCAGTGGCGCGCGCTTGCTGGCGGTGCTGGTGGTGCCGGCGGCCCTGGCGATGGCGGCGGGACTGGCGCTGTTCTGGCCCAAGCTGTCTGCGGGCATCAGCGGCTTCTCCCACTGGGCCGTCACCGAAAACCCAACCCTAGCTTTCAGTCTCTATGGCCTTGGCGAGCGGCTGTTGCTGCCCTTTGGCCTGCACCATATATGGAATGTGCCCTTCTGGTGGGAGACCGGTGGCGCCTGCCTGGTGGAAGGCCAGTACCAAGCCGGCCTCAACGAGGCGGGGCAGTGCCGCCTGGCCGGGGGCGACTGGATCCGCGGCGAGATGCGCCGTTTCCTGGCCGGCGATCCCACGGCCGGCCACCTGGCCGGGGGCTACCTGATCAAGATGGTGGGGCTGCCGATGGCGGCCCTGGCCATCTGGCGCCAGGCCAGGCCCCAGGAGCGCCGGCGGGTCGGTGGCCTGATGCTGTCCGGCGCCCTGGCGTCCATGCTGACCGGGGTTACCGAGCCCATCGAGTTCAGCTTCCTGTTCGTGGCGCCCCTGCTGTATCTCTGGCATTGCCTGCTGTCCGGCCTGGCTTTTCTGCTGTGCAGCCTGCTGGAAGTGCACCATGGCATGAGCTTTTCGCAGGGCTTGCTGGATTTTCTGCTGTACTGGCCCCTGGCCCACAGCCTGGCGCCCCTGGCCTGGCTGATCCCCCTGTATGCGCTGATCTACTACCTGAGCTTCTCCTTGGCCATCAGGCTGTTCCGGTTGGCGACGCCGGGGCGTGGTCGGCGATTGGAGCCGGCCCCGGCCTCGGAAAGGGTGGTGGCGGATGCCCTGGTGGCGGCATTGGGTGGCAGGGACAACATCGTGCGGGTGGATGCCTGTATCACCAGGTTGCGGTTGCAGGTCCGGGATGTCGACATGGTCGACAAGGCGGCCTGTCGCCGCCTGGGGGCCAGCGGGGTGGTGATGATAGGCACGGGCGTGCAGCTGGTGTTCGGTGCCCGGGCCGCCGGCCTCAAGGACGCCCTGGCGAAACAGCTATGA
- a CDS encoding flavodoxin produces the protein MAVIALVYGTVYGAAEQLAEVVSEHLQGAGHQVRLEGEASLDKVLEPRPDALLVITSTTGQGDIPDNLLPFYLELKDSFPLLNGLPFGVISLGDSSYGDTFCGAGRQFDELLAELGGGALAPRLDIDACETLEPEGPALSWLDTLLEKL, from the coding sequence ATGGCAGTAATTGCGCTGGTGTACGGCACCGTCTATGGCGCCGCCGAGCAGTTGGCGGAAGTGGTCAGCGAGCACTTGCAGGGTGCCGGCCATCAGGTACGCCTGGAGGGGGAAGCCTCCCTGGATAAGGTGCTGGAGCCGCGGCCCGATGCGCTGCTGGTGATCACCTCGACTACCGGCCAGGGGGACATACCGGACAACCTGTTGCCCTTCTACCTGGAGCTGAAGGACAGCTTTCCGCTCCTGAACGGCCTGCCTTTCGGGGTCATTAGCCTGGGGGACTCCAGCTACGGCGATACCTTCTGTGGCGCCGGCCGCCAGTTTGACGAGCTGCTGGCAGAGCTTGGCGGCGGCGCGCTGGCGCCCCGGCTGGACATCGATGCCTGTGAGACCCTGGAGCCGGAAGGGCCGGCGCTGAGCTGGCTCGACACCCTGCTCGAGAAACTCTGA
- the truC gene encoding tRNA pseudouridine(65) synthase TruC: MADAPQLTILYQDEHLVAIDKPPGLLVHRSKLAKGERFFAMQLLRDQLGQHVYPVHRLDKPTRGVLLFALSSEMARLLSAQFEARAVVKKYLALARGHVLAGDELDYPLVEELDKTTDGRACQDKGPQQAVTRYEPLAHVELPYAVGRYPSARYSLVACRPLTGRKHQIRRHFHHLSHHLIGDTTHGDGRHNRLFRNELDFSELALWAHELRLNHPVTGESLVLRSALPDSWAGLFARFGWDGQALLAEARKAL; the protein is encoded by the coding sequence ATGGCTGACGCGCCGCAGCTGACCATCCTCTACCAGGATGAGCACTTGGTCGCCATCGACAAGCCCCCCGGCCTCCTGGTGCATCGCAGCAAGCTCGCCAAAGGCGAGCGTTTTTTTGCCATGCAGCTGCTGCGCGACCAGCTGGGGCAGCATGTCTACCCCGTGCATCGCCTCGACAAGCCGACCCGGGGGGTGTTGCTGTTCGCACTGAGCAGCGAGATGGCCCGGCTGCTGTCGGCCCAGTTTGAAGCCAGAGCCGTCGTCAAGAAGTACCTGGCCCTGGCTCGCGGCCATGTGCTGGCGGGCGACGAGCTGGACTATCCGCTGGTGGAGGAGCTGGACAAGACCACGGACGGCAGGGCCTGCCAGGACAAGGGACCGCAACAGGCGGTCACCCGCTATGAGCCCCTGGCCCATGTCGAGCTGCCCTATGCGGTGGGACGCTACCCCAGCGCCCGTTACAGCCTGGTGGCCTGCCGGCCGCTGACCGGGCGCAAGCACCAGATCCGCAGGCATTTCCACCACCTCAGCCATCACCTGATCGGCGACACTACCCATGGCGACGGCCGTCATAACCGCCTGTTCCGCAACGAGCTGGACTTTAGCGAACTGGCCCTGTGGGCCCACGAGCTGCGCCTGAACCACCCGGTGACCGGCGAGTCCCTGGTGTTGCGCTCGGCCCTGCCGGACAGCTGGGCCGGGCTGTTTGCCCGTTTCGGCTGGGACGGACAGGCGCTGCTGGCCGAGGCGCGCAAGGCTCTGTAA
- a CDS encoding YqcC family protein, giving the protein MSQRIVTVLAKLEAIEMEMQVQGLWSDEEPAEEALASTQPFCVDTLAFEQWVQFVMLPKLKVMVQQGQAPSNISVCPMAEESWKEHGERLDPLLDLFADVDELLSGKRVRDKNG; this is encoded by the coding sequence ATGAGTCAACGCATTGTTACCGTTCTGGCCAAACTGGAAGCCATCGAAATGGAAATGCAGGTCCAGGGCCTCTGGTCGGATGAAGAACCCGCCGAAGAGGCCCTGGCCAGCACCCAGCCCTTCTGCGTGGATACCCTGGCGTTTGAGCAGTGGGTGCAGTTTGTGATGCTGCCCAAGCTGAAGGTCATGGTGCAGCAGGGTCAAGCCCCCAGCAACATCAGCGTCTGCCCCATGGCCGAGGAGTCGTGGAAGGAGCACGGTGAGCGCCTGGATCCGCTGCTGGATCTCTTTGCCGATGTGGACGAACTGTTGTCCGGCAAGCGGGTGCGTGACAAAAATGGCTGA
- a CDS encoding response regulator: MRVLVTDDVPVMCHFVAHLLSSQGVDEVLQANSGQKAIELLNEHGVDLIISDIQMEPVSGVELLWKVRTDQLNCPHDLPFIIITDNAYREVLDTCIQLDVNEFLAKPITGKALTDKLKSCQSQQGRIQLPDHYQRLALFADRAAPQHPAGRGLKSKSSGMPTVNIAWRSHYTTGLAPLDAQFKKLSLLVKRQSHELSLGSDAQTLEQGKQQLCQALTGISQHGLKLKSLMEDDFSWGVTQDRLRKLNRLAMELRETNCNNTRRQARVLHAIGDWWRDAIRRPLVHLEKDENTA; this comes from the coding sequence ATGCGCGTACTGGTCACGGATGACGTCCCCGTCATGTGTCACTTCGTCGCCCACCTGCTGTCATCCCAGGGGGTGGATGAGGTCCTGCAGGCCAACAGCGGCCAGAAGGCCATTGAGCTGCTGAACGAACACGGCGTCGACCTTATCATCTCCGATATCCAGATGGAGCCGGTCAGCGGCGTGGAGCTGCTTTGGAAGGTCCGCACCGATCAGCTCAACTGCCCCCATGATCTGCCCTTCATCATCATCACCGACAACGCCTACCGGGAGGTGCTGGACACCTGTATCCAGCTCGACGTCAACGAATTCCTGGCCAAGCCCATCACCGGCAAGGCGTTGACCGACAAGCTGAAGAGCTGCCAGTCCCAGCAAGGCCGGATCCAGCTTCCGGACCATTACCAGCGCCTGGCCCTGTTTGCCGACAGGGCCGCACCGCAACACCCTGCCGGCAGGGGCCTCAAAAGCAAATCCAGCGGCATGCCCACGGTCAACATCGCCTGGCGCAGTCACTACACCACCGGGCTGGCCCCCCTGGATGCCCAGTTCAAGAAACTGTCACTGCTGGTCAAACGCCAGTCCCACGAACTCAGCCTCGGCAGCGATGCCCAGACCCTGGAGCAGGGCAAGCAGCAGCTGTGCCAAGCCCTGACCGGCATCTCTCAGCACGGCCTCAAGCTCAAGTCGCTGATGGAGGATGACTTCAGCTGGGGCGTCACCCAGGACAGGCTGCGCAAGCTCAACCGCCTGGCAATGGAACTCAGGGAAACCAACTGTAACAATACCAGGCGCCAGGCCAGGGTCCTGCACGCCATAGGCGACTGGTGGCGCGATGCCATCCGGCGGCCTCTGGTGCACCTGGAGAAGGATGAGAACACGGCATGA
- a CDS encoding EAL domain-containing protein → MRIVIVEDDPHHEQLISHQLRKLGEEIHVFQSVTEASDFMAPIAQPFDLLVCHLHPGTEEVIDFLRFCGETNQCRALLFYSSIEAGVLYAMGVLARHFGLHFLGALNRPARLIELESKLALLENWLDAQSDKAALRLIGQCSKDDILQAMELDQFHPYVQAKHRPSGEISGVEILARWLRDDSLIPPAAFIEQIDKLGLADPFAFHLLEKALRDLKDCPGIRLSLNLTPLVVLNASFSDQLLTLCDRYQFQPERLTLEMDEGAYAPDNPETIENLARVRLHGVNVALDHFGTGAVSLVQLCEQPISELKIDKSFYLDLKINDKKMTAMQAIAQLCKAMSFNLVMEGIETTEHQALARELEADEVQGFLYSAPMSIPAFVKLYLDEKAKATGS, encoded by the coding sequence ATGCGCATCGTCATAGTGGAAGACGACCCTCACCACGAGCAATTGATCAGCCATCAACTGCGCAAGCTGGGGGAAGAGATCCATGTATTTCAGTCGGTGACCGAGGCCAGCGACTTCATGGCCCCCATAGCCCAGCCCTTCGACCTGCTGGTCTGTCACCTGCATCCCGGTACCGAAGAGGTGATTGATTTCCTGCGCTTCTGCGGCGAAACCAACCAGTGCCGTGCCCTGCTCTTCTATTCCTCAATCGAGGCCGGTGTGCTCTATGCCATGGGTGTGCTGGCACGGCATTTCGGCCTGCACTTCCTGGGGGCGCTGAACAGGCCAGCCCGGCTCATCGAGCTGGAGAGCAAGCTGGCCCTGCTGGAAAACTGGCTGGACGCCCAATCCGACAAGGCCGCCCTGCGCCTGATCGGTCAGTGCAGCAAGGACGACATTCTCCAGGCCATGGAGCTGGATCAGTTCCACCCCTATGTTCAGGCCAAGCACAGACCCAGTGGCGAGATCAGCGGGGTGGAGATCTTGGCCCGCTGGCTGCGTGACGACAGCCTGATCCCACCGGCAGCCTTCATCGAGCAGATAGACAAGCTGGGGCTGGCCGACCCCTTTGCCTTCCATCTGCTGGAAAAGGCGCTCAGGGACCTCAAGGACTGCCCGGGGATCCGGCTGTCACTGAACCTGACGCCACTGGTGGTACTCAATGCCAGCTTCAGCGACCAGCTGCTGACCCTGTGTGACCGCTACCAGTTTCAACCGGAACGCCTGACCCTGGAAATGGATGAAGGGGCCTACGCCCCGGACAACCCGGAAACCATCGAAAATCTGGCCCGGGTCAGGCTGCACGGCGTCAATGTGGCCCTGGATCACTTCGGTACCGGTGCGGTTTCCCTGGTGCAACTGTGCGAGCAGCCCATTTCCGAGCTCAAGATCGACAAATCCTTCTACCTGGACCTCAAGATCAACGACAAGAAGATGACCGCCATGCAGGCCATCGCCCAACTCTGCAAGGCCATGTCCTTCAACCTGGTGATGGAGGGTATCGAAACCACCGAGCACCAGGCCCTGGCCAGGGAGCTGGAAGCGGATGAGGTTCAAGGCTTTCTGTATTCTGCGCCCATGAGCATCCCGGCCTTCGTCAAGCTGTATCTGGACGAAAAGGCCAAGGCGACCGGCTCATAG
- a CDS encoding DUF3549 family protein has translation MSISNLAEFLAASGAQYRVFDMGRRVTCLPQQDFEAIAAGTQPYPMPLKRHAWLGIVFWQTQPFIWFVHLPVDEQGLLEQGASAQFMALVMAAMQSDSNELPDNPFTFKPTMEKLASFHSQIRLLLGEPASLHYEQAQSYFRGQLPWQDWSQLGVQGIADVAVRDRHQDWFRDNLAQLPAPVLEALCQQLEHLSLPQELVEALYQLFLSKGKLCLARALAGSDRAEQVVDQLLTRGDLQALVAIAGRLWKPLQDPARLQPFLEQAAELAEGDGFRALFADLVMLPDLRVFILALLRQPQSPALAQALDRLAAK, from the coding sequence ATGTCGATTTCCAACCTTGCCGAGTTTCTGGCCGCTTCCGGCGCCCAGTATCGCGTCTTCGATATGGGCCGCAGGGTCACCTGCCTGCCCCAACAGGATTTCGAAGCCATAGCCGCGGGCACCCAGCCCTACCCCATGCCGCTGAAACGCCATGCCTGGCTGGGCATCGTCTTCTGGCAGACCCAGCCCTTCATCTGGTTCGTACACCTGCCCGTGGACGAGCAAGGGCTCTTGGAGCAGGGTGCTTCGGCGCAGTTCATGGCCCTGGTGATGGCGGCCATGCAGAGCGACAGCAACGAGCTGCCCGACAACCCCTTCACCTTCAAGCCGACCATGGAGAAGCTGGCCAGCTTCCACAGCCAGATCAGGTTGTTGCTGGGCGAACCCGCCTCCCTGCACTATGAGCAGGCCCAGTCCTACTTCCGCGGCCAACTGCCGTGGCAGGATTGGTCGCAGCTGGGCGTCCAGGGTATCGCCGATGTGGCGGTCAGGGACAGGCACCAGGACTGGTTCAGGGACAACCTGGCACAACTGCCGGCGCCTGTCCTGGAAGCGCTCTGCCAGCAGCTGGAACACCTCAGCCTGCCCCAAGAGCTGGTCGAGGCCCTCTACCAACTGTTCCTCAGCAAAGGAAAGCTCTGCCTGGCCCGGGCCCTGGCCGGCAGCGATAGGGCTGAGCAGGTCGTCGATCAACTGCTGACCCGAGGCGATCTCCAGGCCCTGGTGGCGATCGCCGGGCGCCTCTGGAAGCCCCTCCAGGATCCGGCCCGGCTCCAGCCCTTTCTGGAGCAGGCCGCCGAGCTGGCCGAAGGAGACGGTTTCAGGGCCCTCTTTGCCGATCTGGTGATGCTACCGGATCTGAGGGTATTCATCCTGGCGCTGCTGCGCCAACCCCAGTCACCGGCCCTGGCCCAGGCTCTGGACAGACTGGCAGCCAAATGA